The sequence below is a genomic window from Corythoichthys intestinalis isolate RoL2023-P3 chromosome 17, ASM3026506v1, whole genome shotgun sequence.
AGACATCTGCTGTCTGAGGATGTTGTCAAACTACAAGACTTCCAGCGAAGGAAGCTGGCAGTGGCTCATCTCATCACAGGCTCAGATGGTAACAAGCTGAAGTTATTATGTCCATGACGAATTCTTCTTAATAAGAAATTAATCTAACATTCTAAAGAGGCAAACCACACGCTGTGCGATTGTCATTATCATAATCAACCAACTTTTAAATGATGCGTCAATGAAAATGTTTTGCAAATAAGTTTATCAaacaactagtgctgcaacgattaatcgattaactcgagtattcgattagaaaaaaatattcgaattaaattttgttgcttcgagtattcgtttaattaaagtggcgctgtattggtttattttgaaattgtttgcatgtagttttattgatttgggtggcaacaatgaatattatataactcatttctcatggctgaaaccagctgctccctgttaagaccaagccaagtttttgtttgagctaatgtttttgaatgcattcatgatttagtttataggaatATTTAAcagatttttgtgggaatatgtgtcttaaccctttaagagaaaaaaaaaaaccaagcattttatagcatttaagctagcggactttttctgtgtgagttagccatttgttcttttgttgtacatagatccccatttttagattttttaaaataccgttttaggctcagctcgggtattttaatttttcatgttccttatccgattactcgattattcgaactaactaatccatcaattaatcgattagtaaaatattcgatagctgcagccctacaaacaACGCGTTTTCTAAGATTAAgttcactagggctgtcaaaattatcacgttaatgggcggtaattgattttttaaaattaatcacgttaaaatacttgacgcaattaacgcacatgccctgctcaaacagattaaaatgacagcacagtgccatgtccacttgttacttgtttttttttttttttttggtgttttgtcgccctctgctattgattggggtgcgactgattttatggtatTCAGCaccgtgagcattgtgtaattattgacaacaacaatggcgagctactagtttatttttttattgaaaaatgtacaaattttatgagaacgaaaacattaagaggggttttaatataaaatttctataacttgtactaacatttatcttttaagaacaacaagtctttctattcatggatcgctttaacagaatgttaatgttaatgccatctttttgatttattgttataataaacaaatactgtacttatgtacagtatgttgaatgtatatatccgtcttgtatcttatctttccattccaacaataatttacggaaaaatatggcatattttatagatggtttgaattgcgattaattacgagtagggctgtcaaaattatcgcgttaaggggcggtaattaattttttaaattaatcacgttaaaatatttgacgcaattaacgcacatgccccgctcaaatagattaaaatgacagcacagggtcatgtgcacttgttacatgtttttttttttttttttggtgttttgtcgccctctgctattgattggggtgcgactgattttatggtatTCAGCaccgtgagcattgtgtaattattgacaacaacaatggcgagctactagtttatttttttattgaaaaatgtacaaattttatgacaacgaaaacattaagaggggttttaatataaaacttctataacttgtactaacatttatcttttaagaactacaagtctttctatccatggatcgctttaacagaatgttaatgttaatgccatcttgttgatttattggtataataaacaaatacagtacttatgtacagtatgttgaatgtatagatccgtcttgtcttatctttccattccaacaataatttacagaaaaatatggaatattttatagatggtttgaattgcaattaattatgattaattaatttttcagctgtgattaactcgattaaaaaatgtactcgtttgacagccctttaaAATACATTATGTTTTAAAGTTAAATGCAACTGAACGACCATTCACTTGTACTTGTAGTTCATTCAGGAAGTTTTGCACACCACATGAGGGAGTCAAAGtacaaattttgatttttttttttcccctcattgaaaTGCCAGGGAATTTCATTGAAATGATCAGCCACAAGCTACAGAGGAACAGCCTGGTTTTGCAAGACGAGCTCAAGCTTCTTCTCCACTTGTGTCAGTCGGAGGAGGACGTGAAGACGGCCCGAGATGCCATTTATAGGTACGTTACGGGATCAAAGTCTACTTAGTGAAGTCACACCGGCACCTGTCTGCAGGTACCATGCAGAAAACCGGAACATGGCGCACGGGGAGTTCAGGTTTGGCCCGCTCTTCATGAGGCTGTGCTACGAGCTGCGACAGGAGCAGATGGCCGCCGCTACACTTACAGATCATGTAGGTAAAAGTACTCACAAAGAAATGAAAATGTGaaacaattttcttttttgGCTTCTGATCAGGAAATGAAAGGCTTTTTCAGCGAGTCCACCTCCTTCAACATCGGCATAGACATGTTGTTTATGAAGGGCTATCATGAAGGTATGGGGATAAGTGCGCACAAAAGCATCTTCTTGTCTACTGTTGTATTCCAAAATGCATTACAGAGGCTCTGGAGGTGTTGGGAACCATGAGAAGCCAACGTGTACCGTTCAATAAAGACACACTCGTGCTGGCGTCTGCCGTCTGCTACAAATTGGTAAAGTCTTACATACTATTCTTAacgaaatataaaataataacaatactaACCTTACGTCACACTGTTGTAACTCTCATTAAAGAGTGCACCTGAATACAATCCGCACCACTGAAACtcagtaaaactaaataaaatacaatacaattaaATAAACACAATAATGTTGCGGGTGTCTACCTTTAAATGTAAGATATTTACATTAAAACATGTTACACACAAGATTTaattacaggcatgaaaatcacctTTCGGCAAAATTCACCGTTTTGAAGTCGGAAAGAGTGACCTACGTGATGCAAGTGTCGAAATGACTTTATTAACCAAATATAGATCAACACGCCCATTCTCTTCATTCATATGGAGTAATATTGATGCtatgctgttgttgtttttcttgagttttttttttttttttttttttttacattagaacACGACCGAGTCGTACACGATCTGCACTTCGCTCATTGACGAGGCTGTAGTGAAAGGGCATTTTATCCCCAGGCACGCTTATTGCTTTGCTGTGGCTTTAGCCCTCAAACAGGTCAGTCTGCATTTGTGCTTCATAATGAGTATACAGTGAACCCCCATTTATTAGTTCTGTTTCTTCTTAGAATGACGTTAAAAAGGCTCAGCTGTTTTTTTCACAAATCATG
It includes:
- the ptcd2 gene encoding pentatricopeptide repeat-containing protein 2, mitochondrial isoform X1, encoding MALRRFPTSCCLSFLREHNSPNATFSALLQPSWFGWRLEAKRHLLSEDVVKLQDFQRRKLAVAHLITGSDGNFIEMISHKLQRNSLVLQDELKLLLHLCQSEEDVKTARDAIYRYHAENRNMAHGEFRFGPLFMRLCYELRQEQMAAATLTDHEMKGFFSESTSFNIGIDMLFMKGYHEEALEVLGTMRSQRVPFNKDTLVLASAVCYKLNTTESYTICTSLIDEAVVKGHFIPRHAYCFAVALALKQNDVKKAQLFFSQIMTTDSRLCQNIKVLVLAMSGSIKEAIAFLFSAGKLAKNLPFVRKPEFSHEVLDQVVLHSASVAQEAEAKNIVSQLERAGQVTQQSLDDMLCHTPAPKRKVAPIMEERHISRRTLKPLHSTLLSE
- the ptcd2 gene encoding pentatricopeptide repeat-containing protein 2, mitochondrial isoform X2, which translates into the protein MISHKLQRNSLVLQDELKLLLHLCQSEEDVKTARDAIYRYHAENRNMAHGEFRFGPLFMRLCYELRQEQMAAATLTDHEMKGFFSESTSFNIGIDMLFMKGYHEEALEVLGTMRSQRVPFNKDTLVLASAVCYKLNTTESYTICTSLIDEAVVKGHFIPRHAYCFAVALALKQNDVKKAQLFFSQIMTTDSRLCQNIKVLVLAMSGSIKEAIAFLFSAGKLAKNLPFVRKPEFSHEVLDQVVLHSASVAQEAEAKNIVSQLERAGQVTQQSLDDMLCHTPAPKRKVAPIMEERHISRRTLKPLHSTLLSE